TTTTCTTGATTTTAAATCTCTTTAAAGCGCCACTGTTAGTTTTCATCTTTGGCATTGAAAAATCCTTTTTTAAATTTGCAATTTCATTTATTAATGAAAAAGTCTTGGATTATACTTAAATTTTGTTTAGATTATCTTTAAAGGAGTTTTGAAAGTTAAAAGAAGAGAGAGTAGAGTCTCTTCTTTTTTAATAAATTATTGATTATTTGTGATTTTCATCTTTTTTAGGAAGAGCCATCATATTTACATATCTTCCTTCAAGTTTTGGTTCTTTATCCATTACAGCTAAATCTTCAACCATTGGCCATACTCTTTTAAGTACATCAATACCTGCTTGTGGATTTGCCATTTCTCTACCTCTTAGGAAAACTCTAAACTTAACGTGGTGTCCAGCTTCTAAGAATTCTCTTGAGTGTTTTACTTTATATCCAATATCATTATCAGCAATTTTTACAGAAAGTTTAATTTCTTTAACAACAATTACTTTTTGATTTTTTCTAGCTTCTTTTTTCTTTTTTTCTTGTTGGTATTTAAATTTACCATAATCCATGATTTTAGCAACTGGTGGTTTTGCATCAGGTGCAATTAAAACTAAATCTAATCCTAAATCATCTGCTGTTTGTTGTGCATCTCTTGTTGAAATAATTCCATAATTAGTTCCATCATCAGCTGTACATCTAACTTCTGTAGCTCTAATATCTTCATTCATTATTACATTGTTTTTTTTGTTGTCTCTACTCAAATTCTGCTTCCTTTTTTAATTTCATTTAACATTGAGATAAATTCATCTTTACTCATGTTAGACTGTTCTCTTGTTCTTCTATTTCTTAATGCAATTGTTTGATTTTGAACTTCTTCATCACCAACAACAACAATCATAGGAACTCTTTGTTTTTCTGCCATTCTAATTCTTTTATTTAAACTTTCGTTCATATCAAAGATTTTAGAATCCATTTCATCTTCTAATAACTCTTTTTGTAACTGTTTTGCATATTCAACATGTGTATCTGCAATTGGAACAAAAATAACTTGAGTTGGTGCAATAACAAATGGAAATTCACCAGCACAGTGTTCAGTTAAAATTCCAATAAATCTTTCAAATGAACCTAAAATAGCTCTATGAATCATTACTGGTTGTTCTTTATGCCCTTCATCATTGATATACTCAACATTAAATCTTGAAGGTAAGTTCATATCTACTTGTATTGTACCACATTGCCATTTTCTTCCAATAGCATCTGTAATTTTTATATCAATTTTAGGTCCATAGAATGCTCCACCACCTTCATCAATTCCATAAGGTAGGTTTTCTTCATCTAAAGCTTCCATAATACCTTTAGTTGTAGTTTCCCAGAATTCATCATCACCTATTGCTTTTTTAGGTTTTGTTGAAACTTCCATTTCATATTCAAAATCAAAAGTTTTCATTAATGAATCAACAAATTCTAATACATCAATGATTACTTCTTTCACTTGTGCAGGTGTACAGAAAATATGTGCATCATCTTGAGTAAATTCTCTAACTCTAAATAATCCGTGCATTGCTCCAGACATTTCATGTCTATGTACAACACCATATTCAAATAATTTTTTTGGTAAGTCTTTATATGAAACTAAATCATTTTTAAAAATTTGAATATGACCAACACAGTTCATAGGTTTCATTCCATATTGTTGACCATCAATCTCTGTGTAATACATGTTTTGACCATAATTTGCATTATGTCCAGATATATCCCACATATCAGATTTTAAAATTTCTGGACCACGAACTGGTTCGTAACCTCTAACTCTGTGCGCTTTATATAAAAGATGCTCTAACTTTGATCTAAGTCTAGAACCATTTGGTAACCATAATGGTAACCCAGCACCTACATCTTCATTGAATGTAAATAGTTCTAATTCTGTTCCTAGTTTTCTATGATCTCTTTTCTTTGCTTCTTCAAGCATTCTTACGTAATCATTTAATTCTTTTTTATCAAAGAATGCGATTCCATAAATTCTTGTAATCATTTCGTTTTCTTCATCACCACCAAGATAAGCACCAGCAACACGTGTAAGTTTAAATGCTCTAATCATTCCTGTTGTTGGTAAATGTGGGCCACGACAAAGGTCTTCAAAATCACCTTGTTTATACATAGTTAAAGTATTATCTGTGATTTTTGAAAGTACAGCTTGTTTTAATTCATCATCAGCGAATTTTGTAACAATTTCTTCTCTTGTAGCCTCATATCTTTCTATTTTTAATTTTCTGTTTGCAATTTCTTTCATTTTCTTTTCAATAGTTACTAAATCATCATCAGTGATTTTAGCATCTACTTTAAAGTCATAGTAGAAACCTTCTGTAACAACTGGTCCTACGAAAAATTTTGCATCAGGATAAAGCTCTTTAATAGCTTGAGCCATCATATGAGCACATGAGTGTCTAAGAATCTCTAAAGATTCAGCGGAGTTATCTTGCTTTATAATATCACCTTCGATATTTAAAGCTTCAGCAGTTTGAAGATCATAAATTTGACCGTCTTTTAATACACCTATTGGTTCCAATAGTTTCCTTTGTTTATAAGTTTCATTAATTAAATTTAGCTTATTTTATCGCAAAGAGACTTAAACTTAATTACTTATAAGTTAATTTATAAAATTTTGGTTACAATAAAGTATGATTTTAAACTTATCCAAAATAAAAACAGAAAGCTTACTATTGTTTTGTAAAGATTTAATTCTTTCATATAAAGATAAAGAAGAAATTAACATCACTGGTACTGATAAAGAATTGATAGAAAAATTTAATAAAATTAGTGATGTAATGCTAAAAGAAATTAATAAAGCAACTTTATCTAGTGATTATTATATGAAAAATAGAAAACATTATCGTGTAAAAGCTGTCTTAGATGGATATAACTATATAAATAAACAAATATCAAAATCTTTAGAAAAGAAAAGGACATTCAACCCTTCAATGCTATATTTTTCTCTTCTAGCTCTTTGGTTTAAAGAACTAAACAAAGAATCTCGCTCGAAAGAATATATTTTCTTCTCTTTATATACTTATGGAAATGTTTATGATGAATTATTAGTAAAAGTTAAGAATAGTGATTTCAAAAGATTAAATATTTCTATGATTGAAGTTGCTGAAGAGCTTATCTACAAGTTGGACTCTTATTCATTTAAATAAGTAATACTTATAATATTAATATGAATTAATTTTATAATAATTAAGCTATAATTATCTCAATATCAAAATAAGGGAAATTATGAAATCTTTAATTAGCAAAATTCTTGCGGTGTGTATTTTAGTTTCATTTGTAAAAGCAAATGATTTACAAGTGATTGATTTTACGAAAGCAAAAGAATTATTTGAAACAAAGAAAGCATTATTCATTGATGCAAGAGCGGAAAAACTTTTTAAAAGAGGTACAATTTTAGGTTCGTTAAACGTTACTGTAAAAGAATTTAAAGCAAAGCAAGGTTTCTTACCACAAGATAAGAATGCAAAGATAGTTTCATATTGTAA
This sequence is a window from Poseidonibacter parvus. Protein-coding genes within it:
- the thrS gene encoding threonine--tRNA ligase — encoded protein: MEPIGVLKDGQIYDLQTAEALNIEGDIIKQDNSAESLEILRHSCAHMMAQAIKELYPDAKFFVGPVVTEGFYYDFKVDAKITDDDLVTIEKKMKEIANRKLKIERYEATREEIVTKFADDELKQAVLSKITDNTLTMYKQGDFEDLCRGPHLPTTGMIRAFKLTRVAGAYLGGDEENEMITRIYGIAFFDKKELNDYVRMLEEAKKRDHRKLGTELELFTFNEDVGAGLPLWLPNGSRLRSKLEHLLYKAHRVRGYEPVRGPEILKSDMWDISGHNANYGQNMYYTEIDGQQYGMKPMNCVGHIQIFKNDLVSYKDLPKKLFEYGVVHRHEMSGAMHGLFRVREFTQDDAHIFCTPAQVKEVIIDVLEFVDSLMKTFDFEYEMEVSTKPKKAIGDDEFWETTTKGIMEALDEENLPYGIDEGGGAFYGPKIDIKITDAIGRKWQCGTIQVDMNLPSRFNVEYINDEGHKEQPVMIHRAILGSFERFIGILTEHCAGEFPFVIAPTQVIFVPIADTHVEYAKQLQKELLEDEMDSKIFDMNESLNKRIRMAEKQRVPMIVVVGDEEVQNQTIALRNRRTREQSNMSKDEFISMLNEIKKGSRI
- the infC gene encoding translation initiation factor IF-3, whose translation is MSRDNKKNNVIMNEDIRATEVRCTADDGTNYGIISTRDAQQTADDLGLDLVLIAPDAKPPVAKIMDYGKFKYQQEKKKKEARKNQKVIVVKEIKLSVKIADNDIGYKVKHSREFLEAGHHVKFRVFLRGREMANPQAGIDVLKRVWPMVEDLAVMDKEPKLEGRYVNMMALPKKDENHK